One region of Chryseobacterium muglaense genomic DNA includes:
- a CDS encoding DUF434 domain-containing protein yields the protein MNNRNRGKNTGDDTLFSSQKQIDKLKLAIQDMKYLLSRNYAEKASSELVGNHYRLKARQIQALRGASASESQIQNRKNKELQILNLKDKTIYLDGFNVLILLESLFSEAYIFEGIDGCFRDLSGVHGTYKRVNQTQKAIELVVVFFQKSQVAKLIWIFDQPVSNSGRIKEIILDFAKENNLDWNVELEFNPDRFLVENAEIIVSSDAWILDHSKNWFNLVKYLINEEKLSVNLVKMF from the coding sequence ATGAACAATAGAAATCGCGGAAAAAACACTGGCGACGACACCTTATTTTCTTCACAAAAGCAGATTGATAAACTGAAATTAGCCATTCAGGATATGAAATATTTGTTGAGTCGAAATTATGCAGAAAAGGCTTCCTCAGAATTGGTTGGGAATCATTACCGACTGAAAGCCCGACAGATTCAGGCTTTGCGTGGTGCTTCGGCTTCTGAAAGTCAGATTCAGAACAGAAAAAATAAAGAACTTCAAATTTTAAATCTAAAAGATAAAACGATTTATCTTGATGGTTTTAATGTTTTGATTTTACTGGAAAGCTTATTTTCTGAAGCTTATATTTTTGAAGGAATCGATGGTTGCTTTCGTGATCTTTCTGGTGTTCATGGAACTTATAAAAGAGTCAATCAAACACAAAAAGCAATTGAATTGGTTGTTGTATTTTTTCAGAAATCTCAGGTAGCAAAACTAATCTGGATCTTTGATCAACCTGTTTCAAACAGTGGAAGGATTAAAGAAATAATTTTAGATTTTGCTAAAGAAAATAATCTCGATTGGAATGTTGAACTGGAATTTAATCCGGATAGATTTTTAGTTGAAAACGCAGAAATAATCGTTTCTTCTGATGCCTGGATCTTAGATCATTCTAAAAATTGGTTTAATCTTGTTAAATATTTGATCAACGAAGAAAAATTGTCTGTTAATCTTGTGAAAATGTTTTAG
- a CDS encoding xylulokinase produces MKFIGYDVGSSSIKASIVDEQGKVIAHAKYPETEMSIDSPKIGWAEQDPEQWWQNLRILTQKVIAESHIDKNEIKGIGISYQMHGLVLVGKDKQVLRPSIIWCDSRAVETGDEAFNDLGEKVCMDKLLNSPGNFTASKLKWVKENEPEVYEKIWKFMLPGDFIALKLSGESTTTVTGLSEGVLWDFQKHQPSKTLLNHWGIDESLVSKVVDNFTEQCVVSKQGAEESGLPEGIPILYRAGDQPNNALSLNVMNPGEIAATGGTSGVVYGVTDNIHSKESVRVNNFAHINHTQEQPRIGKMLCLNGAGIQYSWLRHQVDQKRHSYQELNDLASQIPIGSDGIIVLPFGNGAERVLKNKDIGSSTYNLNFNRHKSVHLFRAGLEGIAYSFVYGTEILMNDGLQKGIIKAGGDNLFRSSLFAQSIASLLDTEIRIFDTTGSTGAARAAAIGAGAFDTLNDILTEKDITTTYIPDFKNMDQYKESYGKWKTKLEQVIISY; encoded by the coding sequence ATGAAGTTTATAGGATATGATGTTGGAAGCTCATCGATAAAGGCTTCTATCGTAGATGAACAGGGCAAAGTGATTGCACACGCAAAATATCCGGAAACAGAGATGTCTATTGATTCTCCAAAGATCGGTTGGGCAGAACAAGATCCGGAACAATGGTGGCAAAATCTGAGAATTCTGACTCAAAAAGTAATTGCAGAAAGCCACATCGATAAAAACGAGATCAAAGGAATTGGTATTTCTTATCAGATGCACGGATTGGTTTTGGTGGGAAAAGATAAACAGGTTCTTCGTCCATCAATTATTTGGTGCGACAGTCGTGCTGTAGAAACTGGTGACGAAGCTTTCAATGATTTGGGTGAAAAAGTTTGTATGGATAAGCTCCTGAATTCACCGGGAAATTTCACTGCTTCAAAATTAAAATGGGTAAAAGAGAACGAGCCCGAAGTGTATGAAAAGATCTGGAAATTTATGCTTCCGGGAGATTTTATCGCTTTAAAATTAAGCGGTGAATCAACAACAACGGTTACCGGACTTTCTGAAGGTGTACTTTGGGATTTCCAGAAACATCAGCCTTCAAAAACTTTATTAAATCATTGGGGAATTGATGAATCATTGGTTTCAAAAGTGGTTGATAATTTTACGGAGCAATGTGTAGTTTCAAAGCAAGGCGCTGAAGAAAGCGGCTTGCCGGAAGGAATTCCTATTTTGTACAGAGCGGGAGACCAGCCAAATAATGCTTTATCTTTAAATGTCATGAATCCCGGAGAAATTGCCGCAACGGGTGGAACTTCCGGAGTTGTTTATGGCGTGACCGATAATATTCATTCTAAAGAATCTGTGAGAGTAAATAATTTTGCGCACATTAATCATACTCAGGAACAGCCGAGAATTGGGAAAATGCTTTGTTTAAATGGTGCAGGAATTCAGTACAGTTGGTTGAGGCATCAGGTTGATCAGAAAAGACATTCTTATCAGGAACTGAATGATTTGGCATCGCAAATTCCAATCGGATCAGATGGGATTATCGTTTTACCTTTTGGAAATGGCGCCGAAAGAGTTTTAAAAAATAAAGATATTGGTTCTTCTACTTACAATTTGAATTTTAACCGTCACAAAAGCGTTCATCTTTTCAGAGCCGGATTGGAAGGTATCGCCTACTCTTTCGTTTATGGAACTGAAATTCTAATGAACGATGGTCTTCAAAAAGGGATTATTAAAGCCGGAGGTGACAATCTATTTCGTTCTTCATTGTTTGCGCAATCGATTGCATCTTTATTAGATACAGAAATCAGAATTTTTGATACCACAGGTTCTACAGGAGCAGCAAGAGCAGCAGCAATTGGTGCAGGAGCATTTGATACACTCAACGATATTTTAACAGAAAAAGATATTACCACCACCTACATTCCTGATTTTAAAAATATGGATCAGTACAAAGAAAGTTATGGGAAATGGAAAACAAAACTTGAGCAAGTAATTATTAGCTATTAG
- the xylA gene encoding xylose isomerase, which produces MSVTLGNKEYFKGIEKIKFEGRESDNPLAFKFYDENLVVRGKTMKEYFKFASAYWHTFCATGGDPFGAGTQQFDWLTASDAKQRATEKMDAAFEFFTKLGVPYYCFHDYDLIDEADNFTESTKRLEFITDYAKEKQAASGVKLLWGTSNCFSNPRFMNGAATNPSFDVLAYAGGQVKNALDATIKLGGENYVFWGGREGYMSLLNTNMKREQEHMAKFLHMAKDYARAQGFKGTFFIEPKPMEPTKHQYDFDAATCLNFLRQYDLLNDFKLNLEVNHATLAQHTFEHELQVAADNNVLGSIDANRGDYQNGWDTDQFPVDLYEMTQAMLVIIQAGGFQGGGVNFDAKIRRNSTDLEDIFIAHISGMDNFARSFLAADKILEKSKYYEIRTNRYSSFDSGKGKDFEDGNLSLTDLATYAQGLGEVGRESGKQEYLESLINQYL; this is translated from the coding sequence ATGTCAGTTACATTAGGAAACAAAGAATATTTCAAAGGAATAGAAAAGATCAAGTTTGAGGGAAGAGAATCAGACAATCCGTTAGCATTCAAATTTTATGATGAAAATTTAGTCGTTCGTGGAAAAACAATGAAAGAATATTTCAAGTTTGCCTCAGCTTACTGGCATACGTTCTGCGCAACTGGTGGAGATCCGTTTGGAGCAGGAACTCAGCAATTTGACTGGTTAACCGCTTCTGATGCGAAGCAAAGAGCGACAGAAAAAATGGATGCTGCTTTCGAATTTTTCACCAAATTGGGTGTTCCTTATTACTGTTTCCACGATTATGATTTGATTGACGAGGCAGATAACTTCACAGAATCTACAAAAAGATTAGAATTCATCACCGATTACGCTAAAGAAAAACAAGCAGCTTCAGGCGTGAAATTGCTTTGGGGAACCTCCAACTGTTTCTCAAACCCAAGATTTATGAACGGTGCAGCAACCAATCCTTCATTTGATGTTTTGGCTTACGCAGGAGGTCAGGTGAAAAATGCTTTGGATGCAACCATTAAATTAGGTGGAGAAAATTACGTTTTCTGGGGCGGTCGTGAAGGTTATATGTCTTTACTGAATACCAATATGAAGCGTGAACAGGAGCATATGGCGAAGTTTTTACATATGGCGAAAGATTACGCAAGAGCTCAAGGTTTTAAAGGGACTTTCTTCATCGAACCAAAGCCAATGGAACCTACAAAACACCAGTATGACTTCGATGCTGCAACTTGTTTGAACTTCCTTCGTCAGTACGATTTATTAAATGATTTTAAATTAAATCTTGAAGTCAACCACGCGACTTTAGCACAGCACACTTTTGAACACGAACTGCAAGTTGCGGCTGACAATAATGTTTTGGGAAGCATCGATGCAAACAGAGGTGATTATCAAAACGGTTGGGATACAGACCAATTTCCGGTTGATTTGTATGAAATGACTCAGGCCATGTTGGTAATCATTCAGGCTGGAGGTTTCCAAGGTGGAGGTGTAAATTTCGATGCTAAGATCAGAAGAAATTCTACAGATCTTGAAGATATTTTCATCGCTCACATCAGCGGAATGGACAATTTTGCGAGATCATTCTTAGCTGCAGATAAAATTTTAGAAAAATCTAAATATTATGAAATAAGAACCAACAGATATTCTTCTTTCGACAGTGGAAAAGGAAAGGATTTCGAAGACGGAAATCTTTCTTTAACAGATTTGGCAACATATGCCCAGGGATTGGGAGAAGTAGGCAGAGAAAGCGGAAAGCAGGAATATTTGGAAAGCTTAATTAATCAGTATTTATAA
- the xylE gene encoding D-xylose transporter XylE, which yields MQIIDSGPNYSSGTKAQINMLYVTVLTLVATLGGLLFGYDTAVISGAEKSIQEYLIIPLGLSSLAHGATISSALIGCIIGGAISGMISTRLGRKKSLMLSALLFFVSALGAAYPEFLFFKQGEHSMGVLLAFNFYRIIGGIGVGLASAVCPMYIGEIAPAEIRGKLVSLNQFAIIFGMLVVYFVNWGIASGQTAEWINEIGWRYMFLSLTIPSALFGILLFFVPETPRYLTFIKKDEEALKILTKINGEARGKEIFSEIKSTVVEHKSEIFAFGKTVIVIGILLSVFQQFVGINVALYYAPRIFESMGVHKDSSMLQTVVMGLVNVVFTVIAIFTVDKWGRKPLLIVGSVGMAVGMFAIAILSYYQIIGIATLVFIIVYTASFMMSWGPICWVLISEIFPNKIRGSAIAIAVAAQWAANYLISSTYPFMMEFSGAFTYGFYGVMSVLSLLFVWRWVPETKGKSLEEIEKIWKK from the coding sequence ATGCAAATAATAGATTCTGGCCCTAACTATTCTTCAGGAACAAAGGCGCAAATCAATATGCTGTACGTTACCGTACTCACATTGGTCGCCACTTTGGGAGGGCTTTTGTTTGGATACGACACTGCAGTGATTTCCGGAGCCGAAAAATCGATTCAGGAATATCTGATCATTCCTTTAGGCTTAAGCTCATTGGCGCACGGAGCAACTATTTCCAGTGCGTTGATCGGATGTATCATCGGTGGTGCTATTTCCGGAATGATTTCCACGAGACTGGGAAGAAAAAAATCATTGATGCTTTCTGCATTGTTGTTCTTCGTCAGTGCTTTGGGAGCGGCGTATCCTGAATTTTTATTCTTCAAACAGGGCGAACATTCAATGGGTGTTTTGCTGGCTTTTAATTTCTATAGAATTATCGGTGGAATTGGTGTAGGACTCGCTTCAGCGGTCTGCCCGATGTACATTGGTGAGATTGCACCCGCTGAAATACGAGGGAAATTGGTTTCTTTAAATCAGTTTGCCATTATTTTCGGAATGCTTGTGGTTTATTTTGTGAACTGGGGAATCGCAAGCGGACAAACCGCAGAATGGATTAACGAAATCGGATGGAGATATATGTTTTTATCTTTAACCATTCCTTCTGCCCTATTTGGAATTCTATTGTTTTTCGTTCCTGAAACTCCGCGTTATCTAACATTTATTAAAAAAGATGAAGAAGCTCTGAAAATTTTAACTAAAATTAATGGTGAAGCCCGTGGAAAAGAAATTTTCTCAGAAATTAAAAGTACCGTTGTTGAACATAAAAGTGAAATTTTTGCCTTTGGAAAAACCGTGATTGTAATTGGAATTTTACTTTCTGTTTTCCAACAATTTGTGGGAATTAACGTTGCACTATACTACGCTCCCAGAATTTTTGAAAGTATGGGTGTTCACAAAGATTCTTCGATGTTGCAAACCGTTGTAATGGGATTGGTGAATGTTGTATTTACCGTTATTGCCATTTTCACAGTAGATAAATGGGGAAGAAAACCATTATTGATCGTAGGTTCAGTAGGAATGGCGGTTGGAATGTTTGCGATTGCGATTTTGTCTTATTATCAAATCATAGGGATTGCCACTTTGGTATTTATCATCGTTTACACCGCTTCATTTATGATGTCTTGGGGACCAATTTGCTGGGTTTTAATTTCAGAAATTTTCCCTAATAAAATAAGAGGAAGTGCGATTGCTATTGCCGTTGCCGCTCAATGGGCAGCGAATTATTTAATATCATCAACTTATCCTTTTATGATGGAATTTAGTGGCGCTTTTACGTACGGATTTTACGGTGTGATGAGTGTCTTGTCTTTATTATTCGTTTGGAGATGGGTTCCTGAAACCAAAGGCAAATCTTTAGAAGAAATCGAAAAAATTTGGAAGAAATAA